One genomic window of Pseudomonas chlororaphis subsp. piscium includes the following:
- the ccoM gene encoding cytochrome c oxidase subunit CcoM: MFFDNVVIAGVLTVGLMVLFFAGFGFFIWKDAHKRKKP, from the coding sequence ATGTTTTTCGACAATGTGGTGATCGCCGGAGTGCTGACTGTCGGCCTCATGGTTCTGTTTTTCGCTGGGTTTGGATTTTTCATCTGGAAAGATGCGCATAAACGCAAAAAACCTTAA